Genomic segment of Falco peregrinus isolate bFalPer1 chromosome 5, bFalPer1.pri, whole genome shotgun sequence:
GCACACCCTTGGTGGCCAAAGAAACATGAATTAATGTGAGCAGCCAGGTTTTTTGAAATGAAGTAGTATTTATCTTGCTCACTCAAGGAGTTTTCTGCAAATACATATACtgtcatgaaaataaatgattttttgtGGACTCATCCACTACAATCTAAATGTAAGTTTACCAGTTAAATAAATATCCTGATGGAACTGGAGTAGACTcttcccccacacccccccccccccccgccccttccaATTCTTCATTTTCCAAATCTCTCCCAGGAAAGAGCACAAAGGAAAACGCACAAGAGACATGTAATTTACCAGGTCCCCCCTTGTCAGGGTAATAACATGGTTCAAACGACGATGGTATTTTATGATTTGGCATTTGCAGTGCATTGCGAAAACTAAAGATAGTACTGCATAAAGaaatcaatatttttataaatccAACAGGCTCTAATAGTCAAGCGGTGCTTTTCAGCAAGGGTTTTTCATGCGCATGTAGACCTTCATGGACACCATTACAGCCCTGTTCTCTTCAGATTATTTCTCTCTAGCCCTGCATTGTTAACGTCAATGTTTCTAGGATCTTGTAGAGAAGTTTTAATAATTTTCGGGTTTGCCGATTAATGATTTTCCAGTAAAGGTATATCCTCTACATATGATTTTCATCTAATGTGAATAGTCTAGATTTTATTAGACTGTGGACAAACTGGGTATCAAGACTACTTACGATTGTTTAAGCagcttttcatctttgttttttcctgcctctgcaCCGCACCCCCACATTTTCCACTTCCAATACTTGTGTGAGTTGAACAGAATCAAAGAAACTGAGCTGGCTGAAAATTAGGGGAGAGGGGAGGTACTAGGGAAGGTTTATTTTCAAGGAGGATCAATTTTGCAGTTCACcatccagctgcctgcagtgaaGGGTCAGGGATTGCGAGGGAAGCAGGAGGTGTGCAGGGGCTGCGGACCCAAGCAGAGCTGCCACCAGGGAAGCCCCACTACGTTTTGCAGACCTCCCTCAGCAGTAGTCCTTTTACCTCAATGGGACAATCTTTTGGTGATTTGCAGTCTTTGATAGATAACATGCTCAGTAATTACTTAGCAGGACAGCATTCAGGTGACACTTCCCCAAGCTGCATAGATTCCAGGAGAGAACAGGGCGGTAAAACTCTATTTCTGCTAGAAGGACAAACATTTTGAGCATAAATTGATGGCAGTTCATCCATTTAGAAAAGGCTATTTTTACAGTCATTCTTTAGAAAGGAACTTACTTGAAAAAAGAcccaaatatatataaatattttactgctggTAAAAATAGAGCCATGTAATATTGACATCGCTTGGTCATTGAATGTTGCTGACATTTCTTTCCTGAACCACCTGCTAGTACAGCTCCCCCCTGCAAAAAAGCTGCAAGTAACAACTGCACGCAAAGCCTAAGTACTCCTAGTTacagaacttctgaatttcaaGAAGTTGCCAACTTCATTCTGTTAACcatgtttgttgttgttgtgtaAATCTATGTATCTACCTCTCCTAGGCTGGGACAAAGACCTATTTCCACTTCATTGTAGCAattcttcaaatgtttttataaattcaaaaagcagcagtgaattCTTACTTAGAAAACGTGTGTGCTCAACATGACATTTTAATATCATTAGCCTCACGGTACTGAAAAACCCTCAGAACTGTAACTTCCAACGTGCATCAAATATTGACATCCCAAACAatcattatttcttatttagCTTATAAAGGATCATTAGTCCACTAATGTAATGGCACCTTATTAGTCTATCTTGGGACAGTGGTCTACCTGTTCCAGAGCTGaccattttaattattttactgtttgcaCCATCCAAACATATaacaaccaaaacagaaaacataacaTGTGGTGAAAAGACATGAGAGAATCCACGATGAGGCGCGCTCTGCAGGCCTAAGAAACAGCAGTGCTAATAACACAAAGAACTTACAGCCAGTCTATGATTGAAGCGATGCATTATGAGATAAAATCTAAGACaccaattttcttttcagcaaatgGATTTATTGACATAATTGATTATAACCATGTACAGCATCTATGCATCTCCCATTGGAAGAATATCCAGTGATAAGAGCTAATGTTAGTGTGATACACAGCTTTACTCAATAATCCCCACTGCATTTCTAACACAAACAGTGGTGTATTCCACAGTCAGTCATAAATGGCCAAAAGCACCCAGGTGTccaaaggaacagaaatttaagattcttaacaaaaaataaaacatgatcctggtttccttcagttttaattCAACTCAACATTGTGTCTATAAGAGTTATGAATTTTAATCTATACTCAGACAATCAAGTTTGGCCCCTGATATTAATGAAAACTACTGCCTGTCAACATAAATCCAAAAGGACTTTTTACTACTGACAGAATCAAgacttcccgcccccccccccccccagcatttAAAAGGCAAAGATTAAGGCAAATGATCTCTACGCTCCCTCCTTTCCTCCGACTTGAATGTAAAGATTGAACAAAATTCCCTCAGAACATAAAGTCTTTTCTCACTGAACTCCAACTGAAGGTACCAGTTACTATGGTGTCTTTTGTAAATGCTTGtcatctgaaaacaaacaaacaaaaaacccccaacaaaccgCATTGCTTACTTGCAACTAGAGTAATAAACAACTTGTAGTCACGAACACCTCGGGTCAGCAGTGAATGCATGATATTGAAACTATTGTCTCCATAGTTCACTGACACTTCCTTGAAGCCATTCAGTTCCACAAGAGTTCATCTGAGGTTGCACATTAAATTCAAAGGAGCAAAAGTAGCATCAATGGTCTCAACAATTTACCAAACTCCATctaaaacatttgcatttaaagCGTAACCCCAGTTTGGACCTTTTTAAGTAGCTCATTTCTAGACCACACAGAGAGAATTATTAATGTAAACTAAACCACCATATTTCATAGTAACAGAACCACATTCTGTAAATATTTAGGAAAGTAGAAGTTTGAGAAAGTAGAGAGCAACTGATCAAAAAATGATTAGCATTGCTCTAAAACCAAAGACAAAAGTcaagttaaagaaaaacaaccaacaacaaaacaaaaccaactcaAACATCATATACTACTGCATAAGGGTTTAACTTCAGCATTACTCACTCAGCTACACAAAACACAGAATCTAGATTAatatacaaaaatgttttatttcacagtgaGGTACATAAAGCTTCTAATTTTAGTAGGCTAAGGCTAAGAGAGAATTGCCCATTAGGATAAAGACTGCTTCACATTCCTGAAATATTCTCACCTAttactgtttctgaagaaaggCACCAATATTATTTATCCATCAACAGCTCATCTCTGCATCCACCCATTTAGAAATGGATTACGTGAGGGTCAGCGATCCACTGACCATCACAGACTCAGACAACTACCACACACATTACTGTGTGCAAGTACCAAGCagtatttattgaaaaaaaagaattttaaaatagctcATTTGTAAACATATTACAGAACTCAGTTTTTCCTAGTGGTGTCAGCAATACATTCCTGCAAAACTAACCAGCTGCATTATTGTTTCCCGTTTACAAAAAAGTACGAAAACACACCCGTGCACGTTAAAACTGCCTCACGTTCAGGGTGAGTTAAGATGGCACAGCCTTCAAACTGTTCAGCACAAAATGCGTGTTTCAAGCCCTCTAGACAACTCACTGGTTGTACTACATTAGAAGACAACCCTCCGTCCAAATTTTTAATTAGGAAGCGCCGGTGCCTTGGAACGGCCCAGCTGCAGTCCGAGAAAGCCACCTGTAAAGCGGCACGCTTCAGTTCAGGGCGCTGAGCTGGCCTAaggcacctgctgctgctcgCACGGGCTCCCGCCCTTCTCTCCCCTCATGGCACCGAGCAGCTGCCCAGTCGCGGCTTTTGCTTGGGCTAGCGATGATTCTGAGGAACGGCGACCTTCCATCAGGGGTGGCCGACTAAGCCCACCTCACACACGGCATCAGTCCCGGCCTGCAGTAAGCGTGGCTGAGGGCAGCGACCGCACGCAGCTTTCCCTGAGGAGGCGGCagcccggcggggcccggccgtACCCTCAGCCCAGCGGCCGCCTCCCCTCGCCGCGCCGACCACAGCTCCCGGTGGGCCCCGTTGCCCAGCAGTGCCCACCGCCCACCTCTGCGCGGTGCCCGCCGGGAGCCGTAGTTGGGCGGGCTCAGTCGGTGAACCGCTGCAGCAGGTGGTCGTCGCCGTGGCGGCCGCCGCCGCTATCCATGAAGCGCTCGCAGGGGAACTCGATGAGGTCGGCCTCGCTGAGGGCGCAGGCGGCGCCGCGGGGTGGCCGGTGCGACTGGAAGCCTGAGAAGTCGGCGGAGACGCCGGTGCCCATGGAGCGGAGGGGCCGGCGGGTGGAGTAGAGCTGGCGGACGTGGACGGGGGCCGCCttccgccgccgccgccccagCACCTTCTTGCGCAGCAGGCGGGAGGCCCAGGCGGCCAACGCCGCCAAGAGCAGCAGCGCATTCACCGCCAGCAGCACCAGCGTGAGGAGCTGCTGGTCGGGGCCACggggcccgcccgccgccacGCCGCCCTCGGGCAGGGTGACCAGCCCGGCACAGTGGTCCCGCGGTGCTACCGGGCACGCGCGGCCGCCGAGGATGCCCTCGACACAGACGAGGTAGGGGGTGTCCGGGCGGAGCTCCCGCAGGGTGGCAGCTGGCTCCCCGCGCTCCGGCAGGTAGACGAAGCGCTGGAACTTGACGGCGGCGCCGAAGCGGTCGAAGAGGAGGCGGAACCTCACCGGCCCCAGCAGACGGGGGCTGCGGTGCGGCCGCACGGCCCAGCGCACCGTTACCGAGCTGGAGCCCACCGCCTCCACCGACAGGTTGCAGAGGAACAGCTTGTTGAAGTCGCACGGGTCGGACACCAGCGGCGGGACCCCGGCGGCCGGCGCAGCGCGGGGCTTCCCGGCCCGCCGGGGCCACGGGGCGCTGGGCGGCGCCGGTCCGGaggcggccgggcgggcgggcggcggcggcggcgtggGGCTGGCCGGCTCCGCCGCGGCCCTGGGCGCCGCCGCGCTCTCGGGCGCCCCCAGCAGGCGGGCGGTGGAGGCGGACGGCGGCGGCCCGCGGGGCACCCCCGCGCCGCTGCTGTTGCCGCCGAGCCCCtcggcggccggcggcggggacGCGGAGGCGGGAGCGGCACCGTCGTGGCAGGGGCCGCCGTCTTGCGGAGGCGGCAGCTGGGCGTCCTGCAGGTAGTCGAGGTACTTGCCCGCCAGGGCGGGCGGCAGGTGGCACTGCACGAAGACGGTGAGCAGGCGGCCCTGGGAGTGCCAGGCCCCCAGCCAGTGCTTGAGGCCGCGGAGGCGGCAGTCGCAGCTCCAGGCGTTCCCCTCCAGCTCCAGGCGGTAGAGAGCCGGGCTGGAGGCGAAGAGCTCGCCTGGGAGAGTGGCCAGCACGTTGTCTCGAAGGCTGAGCTCCCGCAAGCGGCCGAGGCGGCCGAAGGTGGCAGGGTGCAGGGCGGTCAGCGCGTTGCGGCTCAGGTCCAGCGCCTCCAGGCTGCTCAGCGGCTCCAGCAGGGCAGCGGGCAGGTGGCTCAGCAGGTTTCCCTCCAGGCGCAGCTCCTTCAGCGAACCCAGCCCCGCGAAGGCATCTGAGGCCAGGTGAGCCAGTCGGTTGCCACTGAGCGAGAGCTTCGCCAAGCCAGGCAGGTGCTGGAAAAGCCCCCCTGTCAGCTGCTGCAGGTTGttgctggccagcagcagcgtgTGGAGGGAGCGCAGTGGCCCGAAGATGTCTGGGTGGCGAAGGGAGCTCTGCTGGTTGCCTGACAGGTCGAGGAAGCGCAGCTTAGCCAGGCCGGTGAAGGCACCGCGGCTCAGCCAGCGGATGCGGTTGGACTCCAGGTGCAGGTAGAGTAAGTTCGGTAGCCCTGAGAAAGTGGAGTCGCCCAGTGAGCCCAGCTCGTTGCCATCCAGCCGCAGCTTGACGAGGCTGCTGAGGCCAGAGAAGGAGGCAGCGCTGAGGCGGCCGATCTCGTTGGCATTCACGTAGAGGATGCGCAGCTTGGCCAGGGAGCTGAGGGTGCCGGGGGCCAGCGCCAGCAGCAGGTTGTTGCCCAGGTAGAGCTCCTCCAGCCGACCCAGGCGCTCAAACGCCTTGGGATGCAGCGAGCGGATCCGGTTGTACTGCAGGTCCAGGCGCTGGAGCCCTGCCAGGCGGTGGAAGTCGAAGGCGGAGATGTTGGCGATGAAGTTGCCCCCGAGGCTGTAGGTGAGGATATCCTGGGGCTCGGCCGCCTTGGGCACCGAGCGCAGGCCCCGGTTGGTGCAGAggaggtgctggtgctgctggcagtcGCATGGCTCGGGGCAGATGGGCTCGgccgcaggcagcagcaggaggaagagggggaccGAGCCCCAGAGCACCCGCGTCAGCAACATCAGGCGGACCCGGCGCGGCGCCCCCATCCCGGGACGAGCCGTGGGCTGCTTCCCCCGCCGGCTTTGTCTCTCTCCG
This window contains:
- the TRIL gene encoding TLR4 interactor with leucine rich repeats; this translates as MGAPRRVRLMLLTRVLWGSVPLFLLLLPAAEPICPEPCDCQQHQHLLCTNRGLRSVPKAAEPQDILTYSLGGNFIANISAFDFHRLAGLQRLDLQYNRIRSLHPKAFERLGRLEELYLGNNLLLALAPGTLSSLAKLRILYVNANEIGRLSAASFSGLSSLVKLRLDGNELGSLGDSTFSGLPNLLYLHLESNRIRWLSRGAFTGLAKLRFLDLSGNQQSSLRHPDIFGPLRSLHTLLLASNNLQQLTGGLFQHLPGLAKLSLSGNRLAHLASDAFAGLGSLKELRLEGNLLSHLPAALLEPLSSLEALDLSRNALTALHPATFGRLGRLRELSLRDNVLATLPGELFASSPALYRLELEGNAWSCDCRLRGLKHWLGAWHSQGRLLTVFVQCHLPPALAGKYLDYLQDAQLPPPQDGGPCHDGAAPASASPPPAAEGLGGNSSGAGVPRGPPPSASTARLLGAPESAAAPRAAAEPASPTPPPPPARPAASGPAPPSAPWPRRAGKPRAAPAAGVPPLVSDPCDFNKLFLCNLSVEAVGSSSVTVRWAVRPHRSPRLLGPVRFRLLFDRFGAAVKFQRFVYLPERGEPAATLRELRPDTPYLVCVEGILGGRACPVAPRDHCAGLVTLPEGGVAAGGPRGPDQQLLTLVLLAVNALLLLAALAAWASRLLRKKVLGRRRRKAAPVHVRQLYSTRRPLRSMGTGVSADFSGFQSHRPPRGAACALSEADLIEFPCERFMDSGGGRHGDDHLLQRFTD